The following proteins are encoded in a genomic region of Musa acuminata AAA Group cultivar baxijiao chromosome BXJ2-11, Cavendish_Baxijiao_AAA, whole genome shotgun sequence:
- the LOC135581351 gene encoding probable beta-1,4-xylosyltransferase IRX9H isoform X2 — protein MASARRTLLVTNHDRPLKGQSLLGRPENASPPFLHGLRCLLGGVHPRKNPWRRSVHRAILFSFFVGFFWGLLSFVDLDDSSDISPPHVFFFDPIRAPPPAEEQERLPDPFDKLLIIVTPTYNRAFQGYHLSRLAHTLKLVPPPLLWIVVETKTATAETADILRRSGVMYRHLVCRKNTSVNLHRDVRQRHTALKHIRLHRLDGIVYMADDDNIYSLDLFDRLRQIRRFATWPVAMLAQSKNKVILQGPVCNGRKVIGWHTNRKGNNHRRFHVDISGFAFNSSILWNPRRWMYPKDIIRLLDTVTERIQDLSNR, from the exons ATGGCCTCGGCGCGTCGCACTTTGCTCGTCACCAACCACGATCGGCCCTTGAAGGGCCAGTCGTTGCTCGGCAGGCCTGAGAACGCTTCTCCCCCTTTCCTCCACGGACTCCGCTGCCTCCTCGGCGGCGTTCACCCGCGCAAGAACCCCTGGAGGCGTTCCGTCCACCGCGccatcctcttctccttcttcgttGGTTTCTTCTGGGGCCTCTTATCCTTCGTCGACCTCGACGACTCCTCCGATATCTCGCCGCCCCACGTCTTCTTCTTCGACCCCATCCGCGCCCCTCCCCCCGCGGAAGAGCAGGAGCGGCTCCCCGATCCTTTCGACAAGCTCTTGATCATAGTGACCCCGACGTACAACAGGGCCTTCCAGGGCTATCACCTGAGCCGCCTCGCCCACACGCTCAAGCTCGTGCCCCCGCCCCTACTCTGGATTGTGGTCGAGACGAAGACGGCCACCGCCGAGACCGCCGACATTCTCAGGAGATCCGGCGTCATGTACAGGCACCTCGTATGCCGCAAGAACACCAGCGTCAACCTCCACAGAGACGTCCGCCAGCGGCACACCGCCCTCAAGCACATCAGGCTCCATCGTCTGGACGGAATCGTCTACATGGCAGATGACGACAACATCTACTCGCTGGATCTCTTCGACCGCCTGAGACAGATCAG GAGATTTGCCACTTGGCCTGTGGCGATGCTTGCTCAAAGCAAAAATAAGGTTATTCTACAAGGTCCGGTATGCAATGGAAGAAAAGTGATTGGATGGCACACGAACAGGAAAGGCAACAATCATAGGAGATTTCATGTTGATATCTCAGGCTTTGCTTTCAACAGCAGCATACTTTGGAATCCGAGGAGATGGatgtatccaaaagacatcattagGCTACTGGACACTGTAACAGAAAG GATACAGGATTTATCGAACAGATAG
- the LOC103970055 gene encoding LOW QUALITY PROTEIN: ubiquitin-fold modifier-conjugating enzyme 1 (The sequence of the model RefSeq protein was modified relative to this genomic sequence to represent the inferred CDS: inserted 1 base in 1 codon; substituted 1 base at 1 genomic stop codon), producing the protein MEGWDPSTKSALTRXPLLSTRAGPREGSAWTQRLKEEYRALIAYTTMSKSHDNDWFRISAANPEGTHWSGTCWYVHNLRRYEFQVQFDIPVTYPTTAPEIELPQFDGKTHKMYRGGKICLTVHFKPLWAKNCPRFGIAHALCLGLAPWLAAEVPILVDSGVLKHKDDXASLAGS; encoded by the exons aTGGAGGGCTGGGATCCGAGCACGAAGTCGGCGCTGACGC TCCCGCTATTGTCGACGCGGGCGGGGCCGCGGGAAGGGTCGGCGTGGACGCAGCGGCTGAAGGAGGAGTATCGCGCCCTGATCGCCTACACCACCATGAGCAAGTCCCACGACAACGATTGGTTCCGCATCTCCGCCGCCAATCCCGAGGGCACCCACTGGTCGGGCACCTGCTGGTATGTCCACAACCTCCGCCGTTACGAGTTCCAAGTCCAGTTCGACATCCCCGTCACCTACCCCACCACCGCCCCCGAAATCGAGCTCCCCCAGTTCGACGGCAAGACCCACAAGATGTACCGGGGAGGCAAGATCTGCCTCACCGTCCACTTCAAGCCGCTCTGGGCCAAGAACTG CCCTAGGTTTGGAATTGCGCACGCCCTTTGCCTGGGCCTCGCGCCGTGGCTTGCCGCGGAGGTGCCGATTCTTGTCGACTCCGGCGTTCTGAAGCACAAAGATGATTAGGCCTCCTTAGCCGGATCTTGA
- the LOC135581351 gene encoding probable beta-1,4-xylosyltransferase IRX9H isoform X1, whose protein sequence is MASARRTLLVTNHDRPLKGQSLLGRPENASPPFLHGLRCLLGGVHPRKNPWRRSVHRAILFSFFVGFFWGLLSFVDLDDSSDISPPHVFFFDPIRAPPPAEEQERLPDPFDKLLIIVTPTYNRAFQGYHLSRLAHTLKLVPPPLLWIVVETKTATAETADILRRSGVMYRHLVCRKNTSVNLHRDVRQRHTALKHIRLHRLDGIVYMADDDNIYSLDLFDRLRQIRRFATWPVAMLAQSKNKVILQGPVCNGRKVIGWHTNRKGNNHRRFHVDISGFAFNSSILWNPRRWMYPKDIIRLLDTVTERFEDTGFIEQIVEDEGQLEGLPNDCSRIMNWRLQLESRSLVYPRGWQISENLNTVVPLN, encoded by the exons ATGGCCTCGGCGCGTCGCACTTTGCTCGTCACCAACCACGATCGGCCCTTGAAGGGCCAGTCGTTGCTCGGCAGGCCTGAGAACGCTTCTCCCCCTTTCCTCCACGGACTCCGCTGCCTCCTCGGCGGCGTTCACCCGCGCAAGAACCCCTGGAGGCGTTCCGTCCACCGCGccatcctcttctccttcttcgttGGTTTCTTCTGGGGCCTCTTATCCTTCGTCGACCTCGACGACTCCTCCGATATCTCGCCGCCCCACGTCTTCTTCTTCGACCCCATCCGCGCCCCTCCCCCCGCGGAAGAGCAGGAGCGGCTCCCCGATCCTTTCGACAAGCTCTTGATCATAGTGACCCCGACGTACAACAGGGCCTTCCAGGGCTATCACCTGAGCCGCCTCGCCCACACGCTCAAGCTCGTGCCCCCGCCCCTACTCTGGATTGTGGTCGAGACGAAGACGGCCACCGCCGAGACCGCCGACATTCTCAGGAGATCCGGCGTCATGTACAGGCACCTCGTATGCCGCAAGAACACCAGCGTCAACCTCCACAGAGACGTCCGCCAGCGGCACACCGCCCTCAAGCACATCAGGCTCCATCGTCTGGACGGAATCGTCTACATGGCAGATGACGACAACATCTACTCGCTGGATCTCTTCGACCGCCTGAGACAGATCAG GAGATTTGCCACTTGGCCTGTGGCGATGCTTGCTCAAAGCAAAAATAAGGTTATTCTACAAGGTCCGGTATGCAATGGAAGAAAAGTGATTGGATGGCACACGAACAGGAAAGGCAACAATCATAGGAGATTTCATGTTGATATCTCAGGCTTTGCTTTCAACAGCAGCATACTTTGGAATCCGAGGAGATGGatgtatccaaaagacatcattagGCTACTGGACACTGTAACAGAAAGGTTTGAA GATACAGGATTTATCGAACAGATAGTCGAGGACGAAGGCCAACTAGAAGGCTTACCTAATGATTGCTCAAGGATTATGAATTGGCGTCTGCAATTGGAATCTAGAAGTCTTGTTTATCCTAGAGGGTGGCAGATTTCAGAGAATCTCAATACTGTTGTTCCTTTAAATTAG